One Alteromonas sp. KC3 DNA segment encodes these proteins:
- a CDS encoding YjbF family lipoprotein encodes MKSHFLLAMAGSVLILLSGCSTTTSAYYNTLKLALKDRSVTYTIEEIAASKADLMQIKAGERDTASLALAYIDGDKYRWVSGDNVIFTMHHGIIVKTEGLDSDLFYTGNLQHNPLGTSDVLSYSWQRKVDVSGVGYGLPVNSSWRIEGEVTREYLGFSIPLLKIVETVSFPEYTPFIDIGLEWENTYYLHKSTKQLLASTQQFSPVGDTYDMVYLSRIVREMTEQGAVK; translated from the coding sequence ATGAAATCACATTTTTTACTGGCTATGGCTGGGTCAGTTTTGATTCTTCTTTCTGGCTGTTCCACGACGACATCTGCATACTACAACACTCTTAAATTAGCGCTTAAAGACAGATCAGTAACCTACACCATAGAAGAGATCGCTGCGAGCAAAGCGGATCTTATGCAAATAAAAGCAGGTGAGAGAGATACTGCATCGTTGGCACTTGCGTACATTGATGGCGATAAATATCGCTGGGTATCCGGAGATAACGTTATTTTCACTATGCACCACGGTATTATAGTGAAAACGGAAGGCCTTGATAGCGACCTTTTTTATACAGGAAACCTTCAACATAATCCGCTTGGTACCAGTGATGTCTTGTCGTATAGCTGGCAGCGCAAAGTCGATGTTTCTGGGGTCGGCTACGGCTTACCTGTGAATTCATCATGGCGAATTGAAGGCGAAGTCACCCGAGAATACTTGGGTTTCTCTATTCCATTGTTAAAAATTGTAGAGACCGTCTCTTTTCCTGAATACACGCCTTTTATCGATATCGGTCTTGAATGGGAAAACACCTACTATCTTCATAAATCGACCAAGCAGTTGTTGGCATCTACGCAACAATTTAGCCCTGTAGGAGACACTTACGACATGGTGTATCTGAGCCGTATTGTTCGTGAAATGACAGAGCAAGGAGCAGTGAAGTGA